A genomic segment from Neobacillus sp. YX16 encodes:
- a CDS encoding amino acid ABC transporter permease, producing the protein MDIIVSALPLLLKGLQVTLYIFLIAILLGFLIGLVVALLRLAPLKILNWIAKAYVDAIRGTPFIVQLFFIYFGVNSLQVISLNSTTAGIITVAINAGAYFSEIIRAGIQSIDKGQTEAARSIGFTSAQTMRFIILPQAFRRMLPTITNQSIISLKDTSLLSVIGIADLTQQGQIQASATFEAFKIWLAVGIIYFIIIYLLTLLANFVERRFQLR; encoded by the coding sequence GTGGATATTATTGTTTCTGCTTTGCCCTTATTATTAAAAGGGCTTCAAGTAACACTTTATATCTTTTTAATTGCTATATTACTAGGTTTTTTAATAGGTTTAGTGGTTGCCCTGCTGCGACTTGCACCCCTTAAGATCTTAAATTGGATCGCAAAGGCTTATGTAGACGCCATTCGAGGAACACCATTTATTGTACAATTGTTCTTTATCTATTTTGGTGTAAATTCACTTCAGGTCATTTCCTTAAACAGTACGACAGCCGGAATCATTACGGTTGCGATCAATGCAGGTGCCTATTTTTCTGAAATTATAAGGGCGGGTATTCAATCTATTGATAAGGGACAAACGGAAGCAGCAAGATCGATTGGATTTACAAGTGCACAAACAATGCGCTTTATCATTCTTCCGCAGGCTTTTAGAAGAATGCTCCCAACCATTACGAATCAATCGATCATCAGCCTAAAAGATACTTCGCTTTTATCCGTTATCGGTATTGCCGATTTAACACAGCAAGGGCAAATTCAAGCTTCAGCAACATTTGAAGCTTTTAAGATTTGGCTGGCTGTAGGTATTATTTACTTTATCATCATTTATTTGTTAACACTTCTTGCTAATTTCGTAGAGAGGAGGTTTCAACTTCGATGA
- a CDS encoding amino acid ABC transporter ATP-binding protein, translated as MSMITVKNLRKSFGSLEVLKDINAEVKEKEVICVIGPSGSGKSTFLRCLNRLEEISGGQVVINGHDITDKKVDLNKVRQEVGMVFQQFNLFPHKTVLENITLGPIKIHSTEKTEAEKLALDLLDKVGLREKANSYPGELSGGQKQRVAIARALAMNPKIMLFDEPTSALDPEMVGDVLEVMKQLAIEGMTMVVVTHEMGFAREVGDRVIFMDGGYIVEENEPNALFGNPQHERTKAFLSKVL; from the coding sequence ATGAGCATGATCACAGTGAAAAACTTAAGAAAATCATTTGGCAGCCTAGAGGTTTTAAAAGATATTAATGCAGAAGTGAAGGAAAAAGAGGTTATTTGTGTTATTGGTCCTTCTGGTTCAGGTAAGAGTACATTCCTTCGCTGCTTAAATCGCTTGGAAGAGATATCCGGGGGTCAGGTAGTCATTAATGGACATGATATTACGGACAAAAAAGTGGATCTTAACAAAGTTAGACAAGAGGTTGGAATGGTATTTCAACAATTTAATCTATTCCCTCATAAAACGGTTTTAGAAAACATCACGTTGGGACCGATTAAGATTCATTCTACAGAGAAAACAGAAGCGGAAAAACTAGCGCTTGATTTACTAGATAAAGTTGGACTAAGAGAAAAAGCAAATAGTTATCCGGGAGAACTCTCCGGTGGACAAAAACAACGGGTCGCAATCGCAAGGGCTCTTGCTATGAATCCGAAGATTATGCTTTTTGACGAGCCAACTTCTGCACTTGATCCTGAAATGGTCGGTGATGTTTTAGAAGTCATGAAACAACTTGCGATAGAAGGGATGACGATGGTCGTTGTTACCCATGAAATGGGCTTTGCAAGGGAAGTTGGAGACCGTGTTATTTTCATGGACGGCGGTTATATTGTGGAAGAAAATGAACCGAATGCGTTATTCGGCAACCCTCAGCATGAACGGACCAAGGCATTCTTAAGTAAGGTGCTTTAG
- a CDS encoding transporter substrate-binding domain-containing protein: MKKFGLFTLFLVLTLFIAACGTAKTASESGKSEKVYKVGVDTTYPPFEFKEGDEYKGIDIELINAIAKKEGFKIELSPMDFGGIIPAMQANQLDVAIAGMSITEDRKKIVDFSTPYFDAGLIVVVKDDNSAIKSVDDLKGKKVAVKKGTSGAKYAVDNASKLGIEIVQFNDSPAMFQEVSNGNADALIEDYPVISYAIAQKDLGLKLVGDRLNGDQYGIAVLKGKNQDLLEKINNGLAELKKDGTYDEILKTYLGE, translated from the coding sequence ATGAAAAAATTTGGCCTATTTACTTTGTTTTTGGTTCTTACTCTATTTATCGCGGCATGTGGGACCGCTAAAACAGCAAGTGAAAGTGGTAAAAGTGAAAAAGTATATAAAGTTGGTGTAGATACGACGTATCCTCCGTTCGAATTTAAAGAAGGAGACGAGTATAAGGGTATCGATATAGAATTAATTAATGCGATTGCGAAAAAAGAAGGGTTTAAAATCGAACTTTCTCCAATGGATTTCGGTGGAATAATCCCAGCAATGCAAGCCAACCAGCTTGACGTGGCTATTGCAGGAATGAGTATTACAGAAGATAGAAAAAAGATTGTAGATTTCTCAACGCCGTATTTTGACGCGGGATTAATCGTTGTTGTTAAAGATGATAATTCAGCGATTAAATCTGTTGATGACCTTAAAGGGAAAAAAGTTGCTGTTAAAAAAGGTACGTCAGGTGCGAAATATGCTGTAGATAATGCTTCAAAACTAGGAATTGAAATTGTTCAATTTAACGATAGTCCTGCGATGTTCCAAGAAGTATCTAATGGAAATGCAGATGCATTAATTGAAGATTACCCTGTTATCTCTTATGCGATTGCCCAGAAGGATCTAGGATTAAAACTTGTGGGAGATCGTTTAAATGGAGATCAATACGGAATTGCTGTATTGAAAGGTAAAAATCAGGATTTATTAGAAAAAATTAATAATGGACTTGCTGAGCTGAAAAAAGATGGAACGTATGATGAAATTTTAAAAACGTATCTTGGTGAATAA
- a CDS encoding DUF2207 domain-containing protein has product MLKKWITSLLLAALLFVFPHQSLAVEFSITNVKMDAYLQNNGDVKVEETHTYVFDGEFNGITREVIPKKGASIRQFTATENGKNLRIEKEDDLYKIHRKGEDETITVTLYYTVKNGIQVYQDVAQFYWPFFDDRNESSYENLSITVHPPVPTEDVIAFGYDAAFTAESIQEDGSVFFKLGYVPSNTNADIRVAYPAGLFPKAPTTADKPMKKDILKAEQELIEQAAADAKTKETLSTISTVGIPAFTIIFLLLLLRDWMSARSRRNDLMREGTQFHSVPKLIMSLPATIFFTNNHYLQPQAMAAGLLDLVRQGYVTKSADDMFNRVRSKSPLKHENVLMEWLFDKIGSQHTFSFNDLTSYTKNKKNHTNFHSFQSQWRDAIKHEVDSYSLYENKTTYRFLIGLSSVLLLPFLFLFPIYDLLGSFFAALLLFFMVILYACVYRPKTWEGAQIAYEWRQFKARFKETPQAEWEKWSDDERMRAYIYGLGISSKEVYRKNDELIEALTPSSYNDGDTALFYSIIYIGPDTSSSFRSAYQSTSSSGDSSSSSGGGGGTGGGGGGSGAF; this is encoded by the coding sequence ATGCTAAAAAAGTGGATTACTAGCTTGCTATTGGCTGCATTGTTGTTCGTTTTCCCCCATCAAAGCTTAGCTGTGGAATTTTCGATTACCAATGTGAAAATGGACGCTTACTTGCAAAACAACGGAGATGTAAAAGTTGAAGAAACGCATACGTATGTGTTTGATGGTGAATTTAACGGGATTACCCGTGAAGTGATCCCGAAAAAGGGAGCTTCCATTCGCCAATTTACTGCAACCGAGAACGGAAAGAATTTACGAATTGAAAAAGAAGATGACCTTTATAAAATCCACCGTAAAGGTGAGGATGAAACGATTACGGTAACACTCTACTACACCGTTAAAAACGGAATACAAGTATATCAAGATGTTGCGCAATTTTATTGGCCATTTTTTGATGATAGAAATGAATCCTCCTATGAGAATCTCTCAATTACGGTTCATCCTCCTGTACCAACAGAGGATGTCATTGCCTTTGGATATGACGCGGCGTTTACTGCTGAAAGCATTCAGGAAGATGGGTCCGTCTTTTTTAAATTAGGGTATGTTCCTAGTAATACAAATGCCGATATCCGCGTGGCCTACCCTGCTGGACTTTTTCCAAAAGCCCCAACCACAGCCGATAAACCGATGAAAAAGGACATTCTAAAGGCGGAGCAGGAACTAATCGAGCAGGCTGCTGCCGATGCCAAAACAAAGGAAACACTTTCAACTATTAGCACGGTAGGTATCCCTGCTTTTACAATTATTTTTCTGCTGTTACTCCTTCGGGATTGGATGTCCGCACGGTCAAGGCGCAATGATTTAATGCGTGAAGGTACACAGTTTCATTCCGTACCAAAGCTAATCATGAGTTTGCCGGCAACGATTTTTTTTACAAACAATCACTATCTTCAACCGCAGGCGATGGCTGCTGGTTTACTAGATTTGGTACGCCAGGGTTATGTGACTAAATCGGCTGATGACATGTTTAACAGAGTTAGGTCAAAAAGCCCGTTAAAGCATGAAAATGTATTGATGGAATGGCTTTTTGATAAAATCGGCAGTCAGCATACCTTTAGCTTTAACGACTTAACTTCTTATACGAAGAATAAGAAAAATCATACTAACTTCCATTCATTTCAGTCACAATGGCGAGACGCTATCAAGCACGAAGTGGATAGTTATTCCCTTTATGAGAATAAAACAACCTATCGTTTTCTGATTGGTCTTTCAAGTGTATTGCTGCTGCCGTTTCTGTTCCTTTTCCCGATTTATGATCTCTTAGGGTCCTTTTTCGCAGCACTCCTACTATTTTTTATGGTTATCCTCTACGCTTGTGTCTATCGGCCAAAGACCTGGGAGGGTGCCCAGATTGCTTACGAATGGAGGCAGTTTAAAGCTCGCTTTAAGGAAACACCACAAGCAGAATGGGAGAAATGGTCGGATGACGAGCGAATGCGTGCTTACATTTATGGACTTGGAATCAGCAGTAAGGAAGTGTATCGGAAAAACGATGAGCTAATAGAAGCACTCACCCCATCTAGCTATAATGACGGTGATACTGCCCTCTTCTACTCGATTATTTATATCGGTCCAGACACTTCTTCAAGTTTCCGGTCGGCTTATCAGTCAACTAGCAGCAGCGGGGATAGCAGCTCCAGTTCAGGTGGTGGTGGCGGAACAGGCGGCGGCGGTGGGGGCTCCGGTGCTTTCTAA
- a CDS encoding amidohydrolase: protein MKSDLMGMLESRKDEIIQIRRHLHENPEISFKEEKTAQYIADYYKGKDVDIQTNVGNGYGIIVTIKGGKPGKTIGLRADFDALPIVEEADVPFKSKNEGVMHACGHDGHTAYLLVLADCLIQLKDSIPGTIKIIHQHAEEVPPGGAKSIVESGLIDDLDAVYGIHLLPMGPAGTVGYHAGYSFNGRAYMKLKVQGRGGHGSSPHLANDAIVAAAHFVTAAQTIISRRLSPFDVGVITIGSFDGKGTFNVIKDSVELEGDIRYMTVETKETIEKEVKRIVRGIEEEFGVTCELTYTPDYPPLYNDPELTAMVAESLRSMNDPDIKEVKEFPAMAPSEDFAYYAEKFPACFFYIACTPKGVEKPYFNHHPKFDIDEDALLVAAKAVGQVVCSFYELN from the coding sequence ATGAAAAGCGATTTAATGGGTATGTTAGAATCACGTAAAGATGAAATAATTCAAATCCGCCGCCATTTACATGAAAATCCTGAAATCTCTTTTAAAGAGGAGAAAACGGCTCAGTACATTGCGGATTATTATAAAGGGAAAGATGTTGACATTCAAACGAATGTTGGGAATGGGTATGGGATTATCGTAACGATTAAAGGTGGAAAACCTGGAAAAACGATCGGTCTTCGTGCTGATTTTGATGCCCTTCCGATTGTAGAGGAAGCGGATGTGCCGTTTAAGTCAAAGAATGAAGGGGTCATGCATGCGTGCGGACATGACGGACATACAGCTTACTTGTTAGTTTTGGCGGATTGCCTAATCCAATTAAAAGATTCCATCCCAGGTACCATCAAAATCATTCACCAACATGCAGAAGAAGTTCCGCCAGGCGGAGCAAAAAGTATTGTCGAGTCTGGCTTGATTGACGATTTAGATGCGGTATATGGCATTCATTTGTTGCCGATGGGACCTGCAGGTACAGTAGGATATCATGCCGGCTATTCCTTCAATGGGAGAGCCTATATGAAATTGAAGGTTCAAGGAAGAGGTGGGCATGGTTCCTCTCCTCATCTAGCGAACGATGCCATTGTGGCTGCAGCACATTTTGTTACAGCAGCGCAAACCATTATCAGTCGCAGATTAAGTCCATTCGATGTGGGTGTGATTACGATCGGATCTTTTGATGGAAAAGGGACATTCAACGTGATCAAGGACAGCGTTGAACTTGAAGGTGATATTCGCTATATGACGGTAGAAACAAAAGAAACGATTGAGAAAGAAGTGAAGCGGATTGTAAGAGGAATTGAAGAGGAATTTGGCGTAACCTGTGAGCTTACGTATACTCCAGATTACCCGCCTTTATACAACGACCCTGAGCTTACGGCAATGGTTGCAGAGAGCTTGCGAAGCATGAATGATCCTGATATTAAAGAAGTGAAAGAATTTCCGGCGATGGCTCCATCCGAAGACTTTGCCTATTATGCTGAAAAATTCCCTGCCTGCTTCTTTTACATTGCCTGTACACCAAAAGGGGTAGAAAAGCCTTACTTCAATCATCATCCGAAATTTGATATCGATGAAGATGCACTCCTAGTAGCTGCGAAAGCAGTTGGTCAGGTTGTTTGCAGTTTTTATGAATTAAACTAA
- a CDS encoding alanine--glyoxylate aminotransferase family protein, producing MYPNILRHPGPTPIPKKVQLAMNQDMISHRTEEFVRLYQETTNRVKPIFGTEQDILLLPSGGAAALEAAAVNSVSPGDEVVVITVGAFGNYFVSICEKNGFKVHKLERSWGEACTEEDLIQFLKPLSNIKAVFATYNETSTGILNPIEKLANVVRTHTDALFIVDGVSCLGGAPAEMDQWGIDILVTGSQKAMMLPPGLALLSVSERAWKVIEERNTPSYYLDLLSYREWASKGMTPNTPAISLIFGLSAVCDLIDEEGGFAQTVARHDLMKNMVRESMKALSIGLLTSDEYASPTITAICAPEGIELSPFISHVKEKYHLDFAGGLGHLQGKIFRFGHMGYCFPSDILQAVSLIEAGLQDFSYSFEPGSGVLAAQKVFLSAQSK from the coding sequence ATGTATCCAAATATTTTACGACACCCGGGACCAACCCCAATTCCTAAAAAAGTTCAACTGGCGATGAACCAAGACATGATTAGTCACCGTACTGAAGAGTTTGTACGGTTATACCAAGAAACAACCAACCGCGTAAAACCTATTTTCGGAACGGAGCAAGATATTTTACTACTGCCATCTGGCGGAGCGGCAGCATTAGAAGCAGCCGCGGTAAATTCAGTTTCCCCTGGAGATGAGGTAGTAGTCATCACTGTCGGCGCCTTTGGTAATTATTTCGTCTCGATTTGTGAGAAAAATGGTTTCAAGGTACATAAACTTGAAAGAAGCTGGGGCGAGGCCTGTACAGAAGAAGATCTAATTCAGTTTCTAAAACCTTTATCCAATATAAAGGCCGTGTTTGCCACCTATAATGAGACCTCAACAGGTATCCTAAATCCAATTGAAAAACTAGCTAACGTGGTTCGTACACATACTGATGCTCTATTTATCGTCGATGGAGTTAGCTGTCTGGGCGGGGCCCCTGCTGAGATGGATCAATGGGGAATTGATATTTTAGTAACCGGATCACAAAAAGCGATGATGCTCCCACCTGGACTTGCACTTTTAAGCGTCAGTGAACGAGCGTGGAAAGTGATAGAGGAAAGGAATACACCTTCCTATTATTTGGATTTATTAAGCTATCGTGAGTGGGCTTCAAAAGGAATGACACCCAACACTCCTGCCATTTCATTGATCTTTGGACTTTCCGCGGTATGTGATTTGATTGATGAGGAAGGCGGATTTGCACAAACCGTGGCTAGACATGATTTAATGAAAAATATGGTCCGTGAATCGATGAAGGCACTCTCTATTGGTCTGTTAACATCTGATGAGTATGCATCACCAACTATTACTGCTATTTGTGCTCCAGAAGGAATAGAATTGTCTCCGTTCATCAGTCATGTAAAGGAGAAATACCATCTCGATTTTGCTGGCGGTCTTGGCCACCTGCAAGGGAAGATTTTCAGATTTGGGCATATGGGCTATTGCTTCCCAAGTGATATCCTTCAAGCCGTTTCGCTTATAGAAGCCGGATTACAAGATTTCTCATATTCCTTCGAACCGGGATCAGGGGTATTAGCAGCACAAAAGGTTTTCTTATCTGCACAAAGTAAATAA
- a CDS encoding helix-turn-helix domain-containing protein, with amino-acid sequence MNDPLSDFQLSFQHIDLLVPRVNKGIQFILVINGELKIETSSRFYHLEEKDLLVINRNQPYQVQGSAKNRVMIVTISDAFMDQHYADYRNRRFDCYSREIDLGREEMILSIRKLLANVMISYYRQDESYRIEVKSYICQMLLILIRGFKEEGSVLENMETGDLRLSQIIDYIEKNYDQMITLEGVAKEFFLSTGYLSRYFKKKMGMGFSRFLMNIRLTHSMKDLLYSTDSISQIAMNNGFPNTKSFSTFFKEVYGMTPHVYRENHYVQKEDSVQSYSKEDASSFINSPEIVAKLTGMILDDQKSYSHTETSYEKLPLELSKPVTMKLSCPSHILEIGEIINLLKEDVRSQVLDVKRDLQLRYIGVRHLFSTSAIPSEVETDEAIPTTSPYFTIDRALEFLKQQDLSLFVRSDYMDISRNEEPYFTKLTQFIKHCLQLYGESFVKQWHVMFYEPYYTGVEAKELQRVYLKLHEVWKTMIPSIQVGVYMPFSFGKEKTSDHHAWQLEHGASIDFIGYNANQNEVIDFKETADTKFDLARDYIKEKTDKVKRYLKRNQLDKPLHLVSWNTLSGNTRYTNGTFFRGALVLKNVLDIANDVESVALWVNTSVHEEVGKDKHYRMDGVELFHYLNGKRPAYFALMFLKRLHGEIVAHGKDYVMTQNERGYQLILMNSTIINPYFSVEETFLQKLNKEIHVTISGMPKGEYQIRKHVFDKYHGALYTKWWSLNSKHGMDAEMIDYIVNSSRPSLEIFDESIEEDWSFYTYLTSNAIHFFDIRKTYS; translated from the coding sequence TTGAACGATCCATTGTCAGATTTTCAACTATCATTTCAGCATATTGATTTACTCGTTCCAAGGGTTAATAAAGGAATCCAATTTATCCTTGTCATCAATGGTGAATTGAAAATAGAAACATCTAGTCGTTTTTATCATTTGGAAGAAAAGGATTTGCTTGTGATTAATCGTAATCAGCCTTATCAGGTTCAAGGTAGTGCAAAAAATAGGGTTATGATTGTCACCATCTCGGATGCCTTCATGGATCAGCATTACGCAGACTATCGAAACAGGCGATTTGATTGCTATTCAAGGGAAATTGATTTGGGAAGAGAAGAGATGATTTTATCAATTCGCAAGCTGCTGGCCAATGTGATGATTAGTTATTATCGACAAGATGAAAGCTATCGAATTGAGGTTAAAAGTTATATCTGTCAAATGTTACTTATCCTGATCCGGGGGTTTAAAGAAGAAGGCAGTGTCCTAGAGAATATGGAAACTGGTGATCTTCGTTTATCGCAAATCATTGATTATATAGAAAAAAACTATGACCAGATGATTACATTAGAGGGGGTTGCAAAGGAATTTTTCCTGTCAACCGGGTATCTATCCCGCTATTTTAAAAAGAAAATGGGAATGGGTTTTAGTCGGTTTTTAATGAATATTAGGCTTACGCATAGTATGAAGGATTTGCTTTACAGTACTGACTCGATTTCGCAAATCGCCATGAATAATGGGTTTCCCAATACAAAATCTTTTTCAACCTTTTTTAAAGAAGTGTACGGAATGACCCCGCATGTCTATCGTGAGAACCATTATGTACAAAAAGAAGATTCCGTTCAAAGCTATAGCAAGGAAGACGCTTCAAGTTTTATCAACTCACCTGAAATCGTAGCAAAGTTAACTGGCATGATTTTAGATGATCAAAAATCGTATTCCCATACAGAAACAAGTTATGAAAAGTTACCGTTAGAACTATCCAAACCGGTAACAATGAAATTAAGTTGTCCTAGCCACATTCTTGAAATTGGAGAAATTATCAATTTATTAAAAGAAGATGTACGCTCCCAGGTACTCGATGTGAAAAGGGATTTGCAATTACGTTATATCGGAGTTCGTCATCTTTTCAGCACTTCAGCCATCCCTTCAGAAGTGGAAACAGATGAAGCAATTCCGACAACTTCTCCGTATTTTACGATTGATCGTGCTTTGGAATTCTTGAAACAGCAAGATTTATCTTTGTTTGTCCGGTCCGATTATATGGATATCTCGCGAAATGAAGAACCATATTTTACAAAACTAACTCAGTTCATCAAACATTGCTTGCAGTTGTATGGAGAATCGTTCGTGAAGCAATGGCATGTAATGTTTTACGAGCCTTATTACACGGGAGTCGAAGCAAAAGAACTTCAGAGAGTTTATTTAAAGCTGCACGAAGTATGGAAAACGATGATCCCTTCGATTCAGGTAGGAGTGTATATGCCGTTTTCGTTCGGCAAAGAAAAGACAAGCGATCATCATGCATGGCAGTTAGAGCATGGAGCGTCGATTGATTTTATCGGTTATAACGCCAACCAAAATGAGGTCATTGATTTTAAAGAAACAGCGGATACCAAGTTCGATTTAGCAAGGGATTATATAAAGGAAAAAACGGACAAGGTGAAGCGATATTTAAAAAGAAACCAGTTAGATAAACCGCTTCATCTCGTTTCATGGAACACATTGTCTGGCAATACACGGTATACGAACGGCACTTTTTTTCGAGGAGCCTTAGTCTTGAAAAATGTTTTGGATATTGCCAATGACGTGGAGTCCGTTGCTCTCTGGGTCAATACCAGCGTACATGAAGAAGTAGGAAAAGATAAGCATTATCGGATGGATGGCGTCGAATTATTCCATTATTTAAATGGAAAACGACCAGCCTATTTTGCCTTGATGTTTTTAAAACGCCTGCATGGTGAGATTGTCGCACACGGCAAGGATTACGTTATGACACAGAATGAGCGGGGATATCAATTAATTCTGATGAATAGTACAATTATCAATCCGTATTTTTCCGTGGAAGAGACATTTCTTCAAAAACTCAATAAGGAAATTCACGTAACGATTTCTGGAATGCCGAAAGGGGAATATCAAATACGTAAGCACGTGTTTGATAAATACCATGGAGCATTGTATACAAAATGGTGGAGCTTAAACAGTAAGCATGGCATGGATGCTGAGATGATTGATTATATTGTTAATTCCAGCAGACCTTCTTTAGAGATTTTTGACGAATCGATAGAAGAGGATTGGTCATTTTATACCTATTTAACCAGTAATGCGATTCACTTTTTTGATATTCGGAAAACCTATAGCTAG
- a CDS encoding MFS transporter, which produces MMETSYKGTDKMITGIVFGVITFWLFAQAMVNVVPAVQKDLGISSGTLNIAISLTALFSGMFIVAAGGLADKIGRKKITYLGLILSVVGSLCLVVAQGATLLIIGRIIQGLSAACIMPATIALMKAYFEGKDRQRALSFWSIGSWGGSGVCSFAGGAIATYMGWRWIFIFSIVFALLAMWLIKDTPESKAEGTGAFKFDYSGLAIFIVTMLALNVFITFGGDLGWTSPTSIIAAIVTIIGAFVFFKVEKRKEIALIDFSLFKNKPYAGATYSNFLLNAVAGTLVVANTYVQVGRGFTAFQSGMLSIGYLIAVLAMIRVGEKILQRVGAKLPMIWGAIITTVGVAVMGLTFLPDFAYTVVVFIGFALFGLGLGIYATPSTDTSVSNAPSNKVGEAAGVYKMASSLGGAFGVAISATIYSSVAANGSVATAASIGIIVNVIFGVLSILSIMIMVPASAGKPSEAPSKKPRHTPTPTPTGSH; this is translated from the coding sequence ATCATGGAGACAAGTTATAAAGGTACAGATAAAATGATCACAGGAATTGTGTTCGGGGTTATCACATTTTGGCTATTTGCACAAGCAATGGTCAATGTGGTCCCGGCCGTTCAAAAAGATTTGGGGATTTCATCCGGTACGCTGAATATAGCCATCAGCTTAACAGCTTTATTCTCCGGAATGTTTATCGTAGCTGCTGGAGGGCTGGCAGATAAAATTGGACGGAAAAAAATCACCTATCTCGGGTTAATTTTAAGCGTGGTTGGCTCGCTTTGCCTAGTAGTAGCGCAAGGAGCGACATTGTTAATTATCGGACGTATCATTCAGGGGCTTTCCGCAGCTTGTATTATGCCAGCAACGATTGCCTTAATGAAAGCTTACTTTGAGGGAAAAGACAGACAACGTGCCCTTAGTTTCTGGTCGATTGGATCTTGGGGCGGTTCTGGGGTATGTTCGTTTGCTGGTGGTGCGATTGCAACGTATATGGGATGGAGATGGATTTTTATCTTTTCTATTGTGTTTGCCCTTCTCGCTATGTGGCTGATTAAAGATACACCTGAAAGCAAAGCGGAAGGAACCGGTGCTTTTAAATTCGATTATAGTGGTTTAGCGATCTTTATCGTCACCATGCTCGCATTAAACGTTTTTATTACTTTCGGCGGGGACTTAGGCTGGACAAGCCCAACTTCCATCATCGCTGCCATTGTTACCATTATTGGAGCTTTTGTCTTCTTCAAAGTTGAAAAAAGGAAAGAGATTGCACTGATTGATTTCTCTTTATTTAAAAATAAACCTTATGCCGGTGCCACATACTCAAACTTTTTATTAAACGCAGTAGCCGGAACGCTCGTTGTTGCAAATACCTATGTTCAAGTCGGTCGAGGATTCACTGCCTTTCAGTCAGGGATGCTATCCATTGGATATTTAATTGCCGTCCTTGCCATGATCCGTGTCGGAGAGAAAATCCTGCAAAGAGTAGGTGCGAAATTACCAATGATCTGGGGTGCTATCATCACTACGGTTGGTGTAGCGGTAATGGGGTTAACGTTCTTGCCTGATTTTGCTTATACCGTTGTCGTATTCATTGGGTTTGCCTTATTTGGTCTTGGACTTGGTATTTATGCGACACCTTCTACAGATACATCTGTATCTAATGCGCCATCCAACAAAGTGGGTGAAGCTGCAGGGGTTTATAAAATGGCAAGTTCACTTGGCGGTGCGTTTGGTGTGGCCATTTCCGCAACGATTTATAGTTCCGTTGCAGCGAATGGAAGTGTAGCGACTGCAGCATCCATTGGGATCATCGTAAACGTGATTTTTGGAGTGCTTTCCATTCTTTCGATTATGATCATGGTTCCTGCTAGTGCAGGGAAACCTTCAGAGGCTCCATCGAAAAAACCAAGACACACACCAACACCAACACCAACTGGAAGTCACTAA
- a CDS encoding HIT family protein translates to MMELNKECMYCMKDERRDDIMIEICELEVSTVFLFKEQTYTGRCNVVYKDHVKELFELDSQELAAYMNDVKKVAAAVDKAFQPGKINYGAYGDKMHHLHMHIVPKYEGKADWGSTFEMNPGKTYLTVEQYKEMIETIKESL, encoded by the coding sequence ATGATGGAGTTAAATAAAGAATGTATGTATTGTATGAAGGATGAAAGACGAGACGACATAATGATTGAAATTTGCGAGCTAGAGGTATCTACAGTATTTCTTTTTAAAGAACAGACCTATACTGGCAGATGTAATGTGGTATACAAGGACCATGTAAAGGAACTATTCGAACTGGACAGTCAGGAGTTAGCGGCTTATATGAACGATGTGAAAAAGGTTGCAGCAGCAGTGGACAAGGCTTTCCAACCTGGTAAAATTAATTACGGGGCGTATGGTGATAAAATGCATCACCTACATATGCACATTGTGCCAAAATACGAAGGAAAAGCAGATTGGGGTTCCACTTTTGAAATGAACCCGGGAAAAACATACTTAACAGTAGAACAATATAAGGAAATGATTGAAACGATAAAAGAATCACTGTAG